The Equus quagga isolate Etosha38 chromosome 2, UCLA_HA_Equagga_1.0, whole genome shotgun sequence genome has a window encoding:
- the LOC124236338 gene encoding collagen alpha-2(I) chain-like, with translation MHTHAHTLTRTPHSPRAPGEIADTGEGQGACGKGAEGGGLAAPQRRRAGRAAGGGRVARVRAAASGGGGGPRARSPEPPARRSCRPPFHQLPLQRQSRYTTQARSAERGEEAEEEEEEERPGGRGWGEAREEGRRSRGPPGSGVRVGSSRAPAAAAAVLQRSLSALPARGARPPRRSRGRSRGQQRRVPDGEPARQSRSPHASPRAPHRARPPAPRRPRQVEGGGARPAGVRGRAPQKGFPARANVAPASGGERGRGGRSGPGGQRPRGSTPAGLRGVRGGRGERGGGEEQEQEQEKEGAAGSGGRRPGGRLGGHVVRYVPRARAAPAAGDVKAAGRRASSAPPRPGRRASPTGDNAPGPARPGVRSLPRSPAAAPAAFLRPLAASARRRAGATSDPV, from the exons atgcacacacacgcacacacactcacacgcacgcCGCACTCACCCCGGGCGCCTGGGGAAATCGCAGACaccggggaggggcagggggcgtGCGGGAAGGGAGCGGAGGGCGGCGGGCTCGCGGCTCCGCAGCGGCGGCGCGCTGGGCGGGCGGCTGGCGGCGGGCGCG TCGCGAGGGTCCGCGCAGCAGCgtcaggcggcggcggcggcccgcgCGCCCGCAGTCCGGAGCCCCCGGCCCGGCGGTCTTGCCGTCCCCCATTCCATCAGTTGCCATTGCAACGCCAATCCCGTTACACGACACAGGCTCGCAGCGCCGAgcggggagaggaggcagaggaggaggaggaagaggagcggcccgggggacgggggtggggagaggcaagggaggagggaaggaggagcagaggacCGCCAGGGAGCGGAGTGCGCGTCGGCAGCTCCCGGGctccagccgccgccgccgccgttcTCCAAAGGAGCCTCAGCGCGCTGCCAGCGCGAGGGGCCCGGCCGCCGCGGCGATCCCGGGGCCGCAGCCGAGGCCAGCAGCGCCGCGTGCCAGACGGGGAGCCGGCCCGGCAGAGCCGGAGTCCGCACGCGTCCCCGCGCGCCCCGCACCGCGCGCGTCCTCCGGCTCCGCGCCGCCCCCgccaggtggagggtgggggcgCTCGGCCGGCGGGGGTTCGGGGGAGGGCGCCGCAGAAGGGCTTCCCCGCCCGGGCGAACGTGGCGCCGGCCTCCGGAGGCGAACGCGGGCGCGGCGGCCGCTCGGGCCCCGGTGGGCAGCGGCCGAGAGGCTCGACGCCGGCCGGGCTGCGGGGCGTGCGCGGGGGGCGCGGGGAGCGCGGCGGCGgcgaggagcaggagcaggagcaggagaaggagggcGCAGCCGGCAGCGGCGGCCGGCGGCCCGGAGGAAGGCTGGGCGGTCACGTTGTGCGCTACGTGCCGAGAGCGCGAGCGGCTCCCGCAGCCGGCGACGTCAAAGCCGCCGGCCGCCGCGCCTCCTCCGCGCCGCCCCGGCCCGgccgccgggccagccccacggGTGACAACGCGCCGGGCCCCGCGCGGCCGGGGGTCCGGTCTCTCCCCCGGAGCCCCGCGGCGGCCCCCGCAGCGTTTCTGCGGCCGCTGGCAGCGAGTGCCCGCCGGAGGGCCGGCGCCACCTCCGACCCGG TATGA